From the genome of Abyssicoccus albus, one region includes:
- a CDS encoding GntR family transcriptional regulator, producing MIKIFNINSMSKVPIYTQLVEEIQKHIHLGLLQPNEKIPSVRELAQMITVNPNTIQKAYRVLEESGYIYSIPGKGSFVSRVKSHVYDEQRQQLIDELIPIVEKANLLDIDVKDLIYEVTNKIQKEGAEINEYRNK from the coding sequence GTGATTAAAATATTCAATATAAATTCAATGTCCAAAGTACCAATCTATACACAATTGGTCGAAGAAATTCAAAAGCATATTCATCTCGGGTTACTACAACCTAATGAGAAGATCCCATCAGTTAGAGAATTAGCCCAAATGATCACAGTGAATCCTAATACGATTCAAAAAGCATACAGAGTGTTAGAAGAATCGGGATATATATATTCAATACCTGGTAAGGGGTCTTTTGTAAGCCGAGTGAAATCACATGTTTATGATGAACAACGACAGCAGCTTATCGATGAACTGATCCCAATCGTTGAGAAAGCAAACTTATTAGACATAGATGTTAAAGATTTGATTTATGAGGTGACAAATAAAATCCAAAAAGAAGGGGCTGAAATAAATGAATATCGAAATAAGTAA
- a CDS encoding YebC/PmpR family DNA-binding transcriptional regulator has product MGRKWNNIKEKKAQKDKNTSRIYAKFGREIYVAAKKGEPDPESNQALKAVLDRAKTYSVPKHIIDKAIDKAKGNVEETFDELRYEGFGPAGSMIIVDALTNNVNRTASDVRAAFGKNGGNMGQSGSVSYLFDDLCVFGIKGFSEDEVLEWMLEAEIDVEEIELQDDTLIITAPFEQFHSVRDTLEQNGVETFEIAERNLAAQSELKLSDDDMQTFEQLIDALEELEDVQNVYHNVDE; this is encoded by the coding sequence ATGGGACGTAAATGGAATAATATAAAAGAGAAAAAAGCACAAAAAGATAAAAACACTTCTAGAATTTATGCTAAATTTGGTCGTGAAATCTATGTGGCAGCGAAGAAAGGAGAGCCAGATCCTGAGTCAAATCAAGCACTAAAGGCGGTATTGGATCGTGCCAAAACTTATTCAGTGCCAAAGCATATTATAGATAAAGCAATAGATAAAGCGAAAGGGAATGTTGAAGAAACTTTCGATGAACTTCGTTATGAAGGATTTGGACCGGCTGGAAGTATGATTATCGTTGATGCATTAACAAACAATGTGAATCGTACAGCAAGTGACGTAAGAGCTGCTTTTGGTAAAAATGGTGGTAATATGGGCCAAAGCGGTTCTGTATCTTATTTATTTGATGACCTATGCGTATTTGGAATTAAAGGATTTAGTGAAGACGAAGTGCTTGAATGGATGTTAGAAGCAGAAATTGATGTAGAAGAAATTGAATTACAAGACGATACGCTCATCATTACGGCGCCTTTTGAACAATTCCATAGTGTTCGAGATACATTAGAGCAAAATGGTGTGGAAACATTCGAAATTGCAGAGAGAAACTTAGCTGCACAAAGTGAATTGAAATTATCAGATGATGATATGCAGACGTTTGAACAGTTAATTGATGCTCTAGAAGAATTAGAAGATGTTCAAAATGTGTATCATAATGTGGATGAATAA
- a CDS encoding ABC transporter ATP-binding protein has protein sequence MNIEISNLTKTIEGQKVINHFNLLISEGSIHGILGSNGAGKTTMLKVMAGLLKAEIGQVNFDGCSIYDNSALKQKVVFVPDIPYFFRGASLQDQRKFYERVYQSFDGKRFEQLCDMFQLDVKQPIASFSKGMQRQALFILVLSIKADILLLDEPFDGLDPIIRQKIKNLLIQEVSERSVTLVISSHNLREVEDLCDAVTILHYGQKIYSSAIDTMKTNICKLQIAFRSDPPKALFDQLQIYKQTKTGRVYTLLIRKDNNIEQIITQFNPLMYDILPLTLEEIFSYEMGERGYEIHNIILES, from the coding sequence ATGAATATCGAAATAAGTAATTTGACGAAAACAATTGAAGGGCAAAAAGTGATTAATCATTTCAATTTATTGATATCAGAAGGAAGTATCCACGGTATATTAGGATCCAATGGTGCAGGTAAAACGACAATGCTCAAAGTAATGGCGGGCTTATTAAAGGCAGAAATAGGGCAAGTAAATTTTGATGGTTGTTCTATATATGACAACAGCGCATTGAAGCAAAAAGTAGTTTTTGTTCCTGATATTCCATATTTTTTTAGAGGTGCTTCATTACAAGATCAGCGTAAGTTTTATGAAAGAGTCTACCAATCATTTGATGGAAAAAGGTTTGAACAATTATGTGATATGTTCCAATTGGATGTAAAACAGCCCATTGCGTCTTTTAGTAAAGGGATGCAAAGACAAGCGTTGTTTATTTTAGTGTTAAGCATTAAAGCCGATATATTGTTATTAGATGAACCTTTTGATGGATTGGATCCAATTATACGTCAAAAGATTAAAAATTTACTTATTCAAGAAGTAAGTGAGAGATCTGTTACATTAGTGATTTCAAGTCATAACTTAAGAGAAGTCGAAGACTTATGCGATGCGGTCACAATTCTTCATTACGGTCAAAAGATTTATTCGAGTGCTATAGATACGATGAAAACTAATATTTGTAAACTGCAAATCGCATTTAGAAGTGATCCACCAAAAGCATTATTTGATCAATTACAAATATATAAACAAACTAAAACAGGTCGTGTGTATACACTCTTAATACGTAAAGACAATAACATTGAGCAGATTATTACTCAATTTAATCCTCTCATGTATGACATTTTACCGTTAACTTTAGAAGAAATTTTCAGTTATGAAATGGGGGAAAGAGGATATGAAATTCACAACATCATATTGGAATCGTAG
- a CDS encoding Bax inhibitor-1 family protein: MVESTLSTGVSKKIKMTWFYFIYYWLIFGVGAFFGQFLPAEYRPTVHMVLFGIVMVSFFVRISKTFNLVISHLYALLLGVLSYTTFTMYMHNLGESLFYKNIGVAIATFIVAGIIGYFIIDDAAGWGKFLFVGLIALIFGSLVGFFIQIPYFYLALNIFALFLYILYTMYDFNRIKHNRYSPREMGFNLFVNLVMIIKRVLYFANKFKR, encoded by the coding sequence ATGGTAGAGAGTACTCTTAGTACGGGTGTTTCGAAAAAAATTAAAATGACATGGTTTTATTTTATATATTATTGGTTGATTTTTGGTGTCGGAGCTTTTTTTGGACAGTTTTTACCGGCAGAGTATAGACCAACCGTTCACATGGTTTTATTTGGTATTGTCATGGTATCATTCTTCGTGAGAATATCAAAAACTTTTAATTTAGTGATATCACATTTATACGCGTTACTATTAGGCGTTTTGAGTTACACAACATTCACTATGTATATGCATAATTTAGGTGAATCATTATTTTACAAAAATATTGGTGTAGCCATTGCGACGTTTATCGTTGCAGGGATTATTGGATATTTCATCATTGATGATGCAGCAGGATGGGGTAAGTTTTTATTTGTTGGCTTAATCGCATTGATTTTTGGAAGTTTAGTCGGTTTCTTTATTCAAATTCCTTATTTCTATCTAGCATTAAATATCTTTGCTTTGTTTTTGTATATATTATATACAATGTATGATTTTAATAGAATTAAGCATAATCGCTATTCACCACGAGAAATGGGATTTAATCTATTTGTCAACTTAGTGATGATTATTAAGAGAGTACTATATTTTGCTAATAAGTTTAAAAGATGA